CGTTGTCCTGATCCGGAAACGGCCGAACGGATGGAAGCCCTCATCCGTGAGGTGCGGAAAGACGGCGATACCATTGGCGGTACCATTACTTGCATCATACGAAATGTGCCCGTTGGACTGGGTGAGCCTGTGTTCGATAAACTCCATGCCGAACTCGGAAAAGCCATGCTTTCGATCAACGCGGTAAAAGGGTTTGAGTATGGAAGCGGTTTTTGCGGTGCCCGGATGCGGGGAAGTGAACACAATGATGCCATACTCCCCGGCGGCAAGACCCGAACCAATTTGTCAGGAGGGATACAGGGCGGTATTTCGAACGGAATGGACATCTACTTCCGGGTGGCGTTCAAACCCGTCGCCACCCTCTTGCAGGACCAGGACACCATTGACAGCCACGACCAACCGGCCGTAGTCAAGGGTAAAGGACGTCACGACCCGTGCGTCGTCCCAAGGGCCGTACCTATTGTGGAAGCAATGGCTGCCCTTGTAATGGTTGATTTTCTTTTGTTGCATAACGCCTACCACTAAACCAAAACCTATGTCAGGAACTACTACCCGAAAAGGATTATTGTCGAATCTCACGTTCCAGATTTTCATTGCCATGGTGGCCGGTGCCGCAGTAGGCATCTATCTTTTCGCCCATTTTTCGGAGGAGACCTGTAAAGACGCCAGTACGTATCTGAAATTACTGGCCACGATCTTCATCCGATTGGTACAGATGATCATCGCGCCGCTGGTATTCTCAACCCTGGTGGTGGGTATCGCAAAACTGGGCGACATTCGCTCGGTCGGACGGATCGGCGGTCGTGCATTGGCGTGGTTTTTTACTGCTTCCTTCCTGTCGTTGTTGATCGGGATGTTCTGGGTGAACACCTTACAACCTGGCGCCGGATTACAGATCGAAGGGGCCGGGAAGGACGCCGTGGAGGAAATTGCCGGAACAACCGAATCGTTTTCCGCACAAACCTTTATCGAGCATATTTTTCCGAAGAGTGTCGTGCAGGCAATGGCGACGAATGAGATCCTCCAGATTGTCATATTCGCGATTTTTTTCGGACTGGCCGCCGCCTCGTTGGGAAGTTATGCGAAACCAGTCATCGGCGTACTCGAACGTTTGTCACACATCATTTTGAAAATGGTGGGGTATGTGATGAAGTTTGCGCCGCTGGGCGTATTCGGTGCTATTGCCGGGGTATTTGCTGTTTTGGACGCGGGTACGCTTGTTAAGACCTATCTCACTTATCTGGGCTCGTTCCTGGTGGGTATTGCGACCCTCTGGGTACTCTTGCTGGCCATCGGTGCGATATTCCTCGGAAAGCGTATGGGCGAGTTACTGAAACGGATTACATCGCCGATTGCCATTGCCTTTGGCACGACAAGCAGTGAGGCGGTATTTCCGAAATTGACAGAGGAACTGGAGCGGTTTGGTGTCAAAGAAAGAATCGTCTCGTTCATGCTGCCACTTGGCTATTCCTTTAACCTGGACGGCAGTATGATGTATATGACGTTTGCCAGCATCTTCATTGCCCAGGTATATCACATCCATTTGGACTTCACGACCCAGCTGACTATGTTGTTCGTTTTGATGCTGACCAGCAAGGGAATCGCCGGGGTGCCGCGTGCCAGTTTGGTTGTGGTAGCGGCTACCTGTGGTATGTTTGACATACCCGTGGAAGGTATTGCGTTGATTCTGCCCATCGACCATTTTTGCGATATGTTTCGCAGCGGAACGAACGTGCTGGGGAACGCTTTGGCAACATCTGTTATCGGAAAGTGGGAGGGAGAAGACAATCCAAATGGATAACAGAGGATACCAACTGCCTGCAACCCCCACCATTACTACGCCAATTAACACAAATTACGACGACGCGCTTGCGCGATGTAAGATATTTTTTTATAGTTTTACGCAATAATTAAAAAAACTATCTTTTCATGAAAAAATTATTACTCAGCCTTTCTCTGCTAGGAGGTGTTTTCGCTGCGTCAGCGCAGGTGGCATTTTCAGAGAATTTTGATGGCGACACGTTCCCACCTACAGGTTGGAGTGTTGTAACAACCAATGCGGACGCTACTTGGGAACAAGCCCTGGCGGCGGATGGTGCCCTTACCGGTGCCGGTTCTGCTTTTGTAAACTGGAGCGCAGACGGTGGTACTTCTGCTGCAGGTCCACAGGATGAATCGTTGATTTCTCCTTCTTTCAGTCTCGTGGGATATACGTCTGCATTTTTGAAGTTCAACTTCTTTACCAGCTACACATACATGGTGTTGAACCCGAATGGTGATTTCACTGTGGATGTTTCTACTAATGGTGGTACATCATGGACACAGGTTTTCCTTGATGATGACTACCTCACCAGCACCGCTGATAATTATGTGATCATTCCGGTTGAGCTAAACCTGTCTGCTTATCTTGGACAAGCAAACGTTTCACTTCGTTTCCGATATGTAGCAGAAGATGCTGACGTAGTTCTTTTTGACGACGTAGTAGTTACTTCTTGCGCAGGTGTGTATGACCTTACTCTTACTTCTTTGACTGATACAGGTTACGGACTTTCCTGGACAACTGCTGCTGCAGGTGTTGATGTTGAGTACGGTCCGCTTGGGTTTACACAAGGAACAGGTACATTGTCGTCTAACATCACTACTGGTACGTTCACCAGCCCAACTCTGACACAGGCAACTGGGTATTCTTTTTACATTAAAGCAAGTTGCGACACGGTATGGGATGGACCTTACAACATTTACACACCGATGTCTGCCAATAACTACGCTACTCCTGATTACGGCTTCTCTTTTGAAGATCCGACTCTTGCATATGCCGGTTGGTCAGCGCTACGCGTAACAGCTAACACAGGTGCAACCTGGGGTATCATCGAAGGTGCAGACGCGGCTAACAACCCACTTGCACAGGATGGCGACGTATACGCTCGCGCCGGTGCATTCGGACAGGTATCTAATGCTTACCTGTTCTCTCGTGGGCTTAACCTGACTGCAGCCACTCCTTACACCATCACGTACTACCGTCGTGAAGTAATCGGAGCCGGTAACGGTGGT
This genomic interval from Flavobacterium sp. HJ-32-4 contains the following:
- a CDS encoding T9SS-dependent choice-of-anchor J family protein, with amino-acid sequence MAFSENFDGDTFPPTGWSVVTTNADATWEQALAADGALTGAGSAFVNWSADGGTSAAGPQDESLISPSFSLVGYTSAFLKFNFFTSYTYMVLNPNGDFTVDVSTNGGTSWTQVFLDDDYLTSTADNYVIIPVELNLSAYLGQANVSLRFRYVAEDADVVLFDDVVVTSCAGVYDLTLTSLTDTGYGLSWTTAAAGVDVEYGPLGFTQGTGTLSSNITTGTFTSPTLTQATGYSFYIKASCDTVWDGPYNIYTPMSANNYATPDYGFSFEDPTLAYAGWSALRVTANTGATWGIIEGADAANNPLAQDGDVYARAGAFGQVSNAYLFSRGLNLTAATPYTITYYRREVIGAGNGGANALALKVGTDKTDAAMTTTLAASSQVNETAWTLKTASFTPTTTGVYYFGLQYTCTAQAQANFGWAAVDNFFVDNTLSVEDDLMASFAVMPNPASDVVSILNSKNIPLKAITVTDLNGRVVKRNQYSDVFTVDMNVSDLATGTYIMNIETDRGAVTKKIVKK
- a CDS encoding dicarboxylate/amino acid:cation symporter, encoding MSGTTTRKGLLSNLTFQIFIAMVAGAAVGIYLFAHFSEETCKDASTYLKLLATIFIRLVQMIIAPLVFSTLVVGIAKLGDIRSVGRIGGRALAWFFTASFLSLLIGMFWVNTLQPGAGLQIEGAGKDAVEEIAGTTESFSAQTFIEHIFPKSVVQAMATNEILQIVIFAIFFGLAAASLGSYAKPVIGVLERLSHIILKMVGYVMKFAPLGVFGAIAGVFAVLDAGTLVKTYLTYLGSFLVGIATLWVLLLAIGAIFLGKRMGELLKRITSPIAIAFGTTSSEAVFPKLTEELERFGVKERIVSFMLPLGYSFNLDGSMMYMTFASIFIAQVYHIHLDFTTQLTMLFVLMLTSKGIAGVPRASLVVVAATCGMFDIPVEGIALILPIDHFCDMFRSGTNVLGNALATSVIGKWEGEDNPNG